In the Primulina eburnea isolate SZY01 chromosome 15, ASM2296580v1, whole genome shotgun sequence genome, tttttcatatattcttttaataataattaaatattcttaccttcatttaataataataattgatacatgttttctttttcatatattcttttaataataatcatttcattaatacatttttatttttaaattttaaattaattactttaatatttacattgacatcaaattcccAGAAAATTACTATaataaatacatgtttattttttgtttgtttttcatctattcattttataataatcattaatatatttttattttaaaatttaaaattaattactacatattttctttttcatatattcttttaataataatcattaatatatttttatttttaaatttaaaattaaatactttaatatttacattgacatcaaattcacataaaatcactatcataattacatatttattttttttgtttttttcatctattcatttaataataatcattaatatgtttttatttttaaatttaattatttactttaatatttacattgacatcaaattcacagaaaatcactatcataatattataaatttaaataaattgttaatGTTACGAACATTAATGTAATAATGGGAAAACAAATAGAGATGAGTGtgattgaataaaattaaattattaataaatattaaggtcatataaaacatttttttcccATTTAGAAGGTAGATATATATAGATTACTTATGTATCAACAAAATACGTGATTGAGAGAAAATGTTTGTATGTAAGTGATTTCATTTCAAACATTTAagttatttaatcaattttcaatatatgatgctaaatacatattactaaataatataatatctattaattaatctattaaatttatgactttcatttgtaagcttactattatattattttttttgttttacaatttgtcatgttaatgtcgttatttaagtcatttttttatcttagtttaataagatcattaatagtgtatttaactcaatcaaactaattattattttaatttacttttaaatttaattttaattatttaaatttatatattgtcGTCAAATAATAATAGAAAGACAAAGGGAGATGAGTCGgactgaataaaaataaattattaataaatattaatgtcatacaaaatttctttctcccatttagaataaaaatattttcaaactcTTTATGTGTCAATATAGATATGTGATTGAGAGAAATGTTTGTATGTAAGTGATTTCAAACactgtttttaagttatttagtcaatttttttataaatgctgctaaataaatattactaaataatatgctccatttgatcattttgtgttcttgcaaTGAGGAGTTTTTTTTACCATAGCGTTAAcatgtttgattgttatatgtcatttgtattgatcatgtaattgtttttggattgtttatgtgatttgttgtttgCACGAAGAAAAgagaaacaaaatcaaatatccaacaaaaatggttatttttcaattttttattgttgagatattttgttaatttttaaacacataatgcatgttttctgtttgcttagattacttagtttgaagtgacttataaaatattaaaaaaattgaaatatttcttcatttTTACGTTATGTCTCAGAATATCaagagataatattttttatttattgagaCAATTGTATTTCCAAACTTCTGTccataaatcaatatttaatttttttacgacattattatattctctaatcaatttttttttacttagattgatagaagacattttaatttgagtttttatgttcttgcttatattatttttgtaatattatttattatgaaaataataggtgAACTACAAAATTTGGTAGGTCTAAGAGTCATCTGATGAACgacaaatatggataaattattaaaatatataatatccagtagattttttgcatgcgattttgttctaattcaatgattatgcatgattccaagttttaattatatcacaagtTAACACATGCTTTGTTGTTGCTAGATATATTTTGTCAatagtataatatttttctatggtttaagaaaaattgtgtgactttgtattatatttttacggctccttttctaaatggttttcttatgatttcaaggcaccatttttcatttgtgtttttttaaagaagtggaatgaatatctataaaacgatgacattaataaggcgtcttctctttatttgaaaaaaatattggaaaatttatacaaattatgaataatatgagttaatatttaatttgagagtgatttatgctttttatttctcgtatatacttcaatttctttgttattgtactaaataaattatttttaaactttgagttatcattttttCCTTATCGAGGTtgtttgtgttatgattttttttattcgttttggttagtattgttggcagtaattgatttttctgatattatatgatgtgtcttgttgtttataaaaataagtatgagAGTATACCAATCAAAGCCACGTATTTTGGGTCTTTTGTTCTACGAAGAGAATAATAAATGGTTTctgtgaattatataattttttggtttttcatacatatagtctacgaaatgcgtcaaattttgaacaaaaaagttaagacaaacatagtgaatgaaaaaaaaaatagacatgttaaataaaaaaaataatgttgtgtattactatgttgtgtgcaataattgtccctgcttggtagagcggtcgaaccgtggtgcttgagctactgtgcggtttaaaagatttgagttgcaccattactactagctatagcttttggtaaagcggcaagcgctcggccctacaattggtatcagagtcaaggtcacgggttcgattctcattgattgcgaatagtgcaattattgagagggagattgttaggtgcaataattgttcctgcttggtagagcggccgaaccgtggtgcttgagctgctgtgcagtttaaaagatttgagttgcaccattactactaactatagattttggtaaagcggcaagcgctcggtcctacatactatgtcctaatttctgtatgatataattcaagcacattttttttatagatatttgaaattaggttcaactaagtaacatgaaacatatacatatatattaaatcatatttaaagaaaaatattaagatcaagaatgattcagatttaaatttaaacgaagcacaatgaagaagaaattgaaaaattgtatgtgtacattaagtgttatataatgattatgttgTTACTTCATGGTTGTCCGACATATGAATGTCaatatttctcaataaaatagttttcaaaaagaaaaaattcttaattcagaaaaaaatacataaaaaacaaattgtgcataattctcattctatttataatggtatgagaacaattctaaaACTTTGTTGACACAATATAATAGATTAATTTTGTGCATTTTATTGAGACATTAAGCCAGTTTCACTTTATTTCCTCCAATATCATCTCGATATATTTCGATGTGACTACGAGAttgtttttgtcttttttttttagtcaaagtgtctaaccactaattcataacatatatgatgGTAGCATAGAAAACTCCTCGTCCATGAAATCTAAAtggttatattattagatgagatattgaataagaaaaatactttgacatatatttgaatgatatctcatatgcatatcttaattacattattcgtatctcttctcaagatttttaaaatacaataattaagTTTGTATATCGTTCCAcgagatataaaatattataaaacaaaatataaactcgatagaagaaaatttattttgtttcaatgaataatataatattacgttctaaacgcaacaaatgagattgaaactatatcatcctcatgacatgatgcacACAATCATTATTTTAAAGCTTCCAAAAAATGAAGATGAAGATGACTTTCTTGAATTGCGTCAAATTAAATGAGGACACAATTTAAAGATATAACcatttgaagagatttcaagtatttttctcacagtgattgagaaatagttgttaaaaatttattaatcttatagctatatatttataatattgatactaaatatataaagATGATATCACAAATATCACAATATTTGAAGAAGGTGCAACACCATTCAttcgttatgttgttgaagaatATAAGTTATACATACTTTTAGTCACAGTGAAAACTTATCGCGAATAAAAGCATTTTTTCTTAGTTGTTATAGTTGATGATTGTCAAAAgctgaaaaatcatttaacaacaaaaaaatagccagaaaaataagattatcagataaaaacaatgtagaaaaccgaaaaaatgTCGTGATAAAGAAGCAAACTATGAGCATGTCAGATCCCGGATAAGGATtgtaaataacataatatatgtTAAATACGATCAGATATTTGCTGAGCATATCAAAATAGTTATATGCATATAataacaaactacgacaaagagttgttgagttctcaaaatcaaccaagaagAATATTTGAAAGTGTCTCTTATTCATATACCGTCTATGGtcatgattattttattttttatggcttagtttatttcagttgataaatgttattagtcatgttttaattcatttaaatattatcaaaatttcgcacatatattttcagcagtttaagtttttacgtgcaacgcacgtgcatttttctagtattgtcaaaataactcaaatatcaataataatcttCTACAAGGTTGAAATTCCAGTCGACCCGAGTCCCATAGACACTAATTCTCAAACTAAATCCTACTTCCTGTAAAAGACCATGAAAAACAAATTCGAACATGCCTATGCATATAGATAACAAATTTTCGATGCAGAATCAATGaaataattcaaaaaataaaagtcATAATATTTTCATATGAATTGAAAATACAATTCATGATGATTAAGGAACAATTAGCCGAATTGGATTTCGAGTTTCTATGCAAAGTTATAActatttaattaagaaaatgacCTCCCCATGAGAATTTATGAGGGGCAGAAGAAGTCATTTTTTGAAAACTAATGGAAAGGTTTAGAACATGATAAGGTCATGAATAAACATCAAACGGTAAATTCCAAAGTCATCTCTTTCGAGGTTTGATTTAAAAGGGATTTTTCTGAAGATTTTTCTAAAGAAGGAAAATCCGGGAATTGACGTATGGTTTGAAGATTATATATCGAGAGGAGTTCAGAACAACTAATGTAATCAAATTTTTAAGTTTCCTAGAAGTCATGAGTTCCAAAATCTAAGCGTGGGTTGGATACGAATGACTAGGCTTTTCTTCTATCAACTACaccctaaatgaaatatattagCAGCAGAATAACAAGTTTagttatcatcaaaataaagatCACTAGCTTTTCCAAAACCCAACAATGCATGAGCTAAACGTGAAAACAATGGCATAACTTCATTGAATTCCAGTGCCAGCCCGACATGCGGATCGCCCTGAACATCATGCAAGCCGATTTTTATGGCTGAACGTTGCAAGACAAAAATGTGATTCAAGTGCTAGATCAGctgtaaaaaaaaatcagatatatcagaatatctCCTTACTGTTATAGCTCGGACAAGCAATTAAAATATGACATGTATACCTTCCAATGCCGTCGCAGCTAAGAAAGCACTTTTAGCAAGTTCCAAAAACTCTGCCAATGTTGCAAATTTACAAAATTCAGTGTGTAACATAATTGGTCGATGGCTCACGGATCAAGTTATACCTTCAAAAGATGACATATAAACCTTCCAATGCTGTTGCAGATATGGAAGAAAATAATACAAATATAAGAATGGaatatacaaatatattatAATCTCATTAAAGACTTTTGTTTGGAAGCACACAAATCCAAACTGCTGTGTATACAACATGAAGCAAACAAGCCCTACTAGTCGCCGGGTTCTCCCAaatggatgaatggaatatgacTGATTTTGTGGTAATCTTCTCCTTCTCTTCTCAACCGATCCATGAAATTATAGGGCATTCCCCCAATGGTCAGCTTTGTGATGGAAGTCATGAAAATTATTCCTTGTGGAATCATCTTCAATTTCGAACAAAAAATGATGTCGAGTTCCGAAAGATTTGGCATTGCGCCTTCTTCCACTCTCCATCCCTCTAAATTCTCCAAACCCATAAGTGTAAGATAATTGAGCTGAGGAAATCCTTTACTCCCACAAACCATTTCAGTTCCAGCAAATGCATCCACGCCCAACCAAAGACTTCGTAGCGCCGGAAGATGTTGTAGTGTTTGCATCGGATCATCCAGAATTCTACTTCTTACAATGCTCAAAGCATGAATATTCTGGATTAACAGAGAGTCCCAAGTCGGCAATCTCCTCAATCGCCCATCAATTCCCAAATAATTGAGTGGGCAATGTGTTAATGAATCGATGACAAGGGAACCTTCCTCGGAACTCAAATCACTCACTTCACTTACTAATCTTGCCTCCCGAAGCTGATCCTTGAGTTCAGCGATGTGTTCAACAACCACAGACAAGCTTTCTATATCGTGAATGAGACCACAAAAACTTCGGAGATTGGTTAATTTTCGGAGATGGATGGTATCAAAGACCTTACTGCTGAACCCAATCAATGTCTCCAATTCCGTTAATCCATCGAGTCTTAGTCTTGTCCCACCATTAATCATGACCGGATCCAGAAAGAGATGCCTCAATCGTCCCATCTTATTAATTGAATTTGGTAACGCCATAGGTCCTCGCGATCGCAGATCGATTGATTGTAAACATGGTAGTTTGCAGACAAATTCTGGCAGCTCCGAGACATAGCTATCTCTTATACTCAAATGCTTGAGCATCACTAGTTTTCTCAGAGCACAAGGTAACTTATTATCCTCAAATTTGCAGTTTTCCAATACCAAGACTTTGAGAGATCTGAGCAATTCGTTGCTGAATAGATTTTtccatattttattaatatgaaGATATGCTATCTGGTTGTTTAGCAATAGAATAGATCGCAGGTTTGCATTTTTAAACCGTGCAACACTACATGCTGCATCGTCATCGACCAAATTTATTGCTAATCTTCTAATTTTTCCTTGAGAATCCTCAAAAAAATTCTCTTCTTTTCCCTTTGACAAACATAGATCTCTCACCAAATCATGAAGGCGGCACAATTTTAAATTCCTAAATGTATATAGAACACTCATTAATTTTACCTGAACCATGCATTTGCTCGTTAGCTCATTTAAATAACGCTCCGCAACATCCCAAAGAGTTTCCTTTCGCCCTTTATCGTCTGATGAAATCAATCCTTCTGCCATCCATATCAAATAAACGTCTTCCACATTTATATCCTCGTCCTCTGGAAAACATCCTAAATACAGAAAACATAACTTTAGGTAGTAAGGCAATACATCGTAACTCAAGTTTAGTACATGTTCCACCCTTTTATCATTGGTGTCAACACCCTTTCCATGCTTCAGGTACGAATCTATATTCTCAAGGACCTTTCTCCACTCACCTAAATTTTGTTGTCCTCGCAATATTCCCCCAATAACGGATACCGCTAGCGGTAGACACCCACATTTGCGTACCAATTCCCTTCCTACAGCTTCAAAATGTTTCGAGTTGGCTATAGATGACCCTGTGTGCACAATTggcaaacataaatcaatctccATCTCGATGGCATCAGTATATACACaacaataaacaaataataGGTTCCATAAAAGATTCATTGGATTGGATCCCTTGAAATTATAATTGTAATAATTTGACTTGATTGTCGAAGATATCACCTTAATCTTGAGGTGATAATGAATTTTGATTACTAACTTCCCAACGGGTGATATCAGATTGTTGGTCAATATCTCGGTGCAGGTTTTGGGAATTTaagagaaatttaataatttaaattattatttataattcctaatcatgttttttttttgatcTACTGGGTGGGGATACCAATTACAATATATCTATTTTATTATCACTTTCCGGCAGATGCGCGGTCCTAACCTGTCTTCTTCCATAATCTCCTTTAGTCTTGTCGTAGGCTCCTCGATAATGCTCCAGCCTCTATAATGCTCGAGGGATGACGATGCCAGGAAGTCTGCTGCTCTATTCTCCTCTCTGTAGATATGATGTACTTTAATTTCCCATTCTTTAGCAAGTAGGTTCCTGCATCTTGATACTAGATTGAGCGATGACGAACATGGTGTCTCTTCGCTTTGTATCCATTTTACGACTGTCTCTTTGTCACAATGTAGTACTAGCTTTTTGTGTCCTAATTGTGAGAACCGAAAAATTGTCCATAGTGTACTTAATTAAGAGTAGAGGATATTTTTTTTGGATTATTGTATTAAAATAAGATTTTTATATTGGAGAATATTTTATATGGGAAATATGGAGATACTctagaatatacaatattaaGTCATTAAAATATCATGCATATTTTTGAATTTGGGAAATATAGTGCAAGATTGGAAGGAAATCATCAAAAATCTCCACCAAAACCGTTGGATCTAGCAACCTAAATTCTGAATTAATCAAGAGCATTGGTTTAGAGAATGAATCTCCCAACTTTAGTagcaatattttcgaaaataagcaAGCGAATTGGAGCCAATTTTGAGAGATTTGGCATGATTTTTGGTAGGATTTGTGTAACAAATTTAGATCCATCTccctcacctataaataccacacTATGCCTAGCCATTCCTCACACCTAAATCTTGAAATTCTAGAGCTGAAAAACTCGAAATTTCAGCAGCTATCCAAGGCGAAACCCTGCTGAAAAATCATCCCGAGGTTAGACTAGAAATCGAAGCCAAGGCGCTGTCCGAGCAAGAGCAGAAGGCGAACCAATTTTCGGGTTGAGCATCCACGTTTTTAGTACATCCAAACACGGTAAGTGAGCAGTTTTAAATTTTGGTTTTATGCACATGAAAATTTCGGTTTTGTGGTTTAAAAATACGGTCGAGTACCGTCGTTTTATCTATACGTTTTTACGAAATTTTGTTACGTTTATATTTGACACTGTGAGaattccctgaaaatgggtggaattccaacatatggcccttaacagtgggatagaactgttttatggcctcgcccccttagagaattaaaacttagggactgacgtcagtaaaccgttgaaaggtgaaaaatcgcagtgttattatgttatggAATTTACGTTACAATTATGAAAAGCATGTTGTACGTTTATGATATGTTTCaaaaatgttattaaatttcttatgttgtgttcaaagtcccccatttactgagtattccaAAAATACTCATCCCCCTTACTCTCCCCTCCCAGATAAGTCCGAAGAGCAGGTCGAGGACGAAGAGACGGATCAATTTTGGGGTTGGTGATTTTCCAGATTAGTAATAGATTATATTTCGAAATTTATGATTAAATAAATTGTAAGACGTTTCCGCATTTAGTTCTGTCGCATTAGTTATTTCAGTTGTAAAGACTCAAGTTTTGATAAATTATGATTAATAAACTGGtatttcggtttatactgtgctacgaggctggtTGTTTTTAATTGTGTGATTGATAAAAAACGCcgatgtcgactaaccccggtctcggggcgtgacatttaagtggtatcagagccgccaggttcataatccgagtgggaaaaatcaaaaaaatcgagtttaaaaaaaaatatttttcggaaattttcggccaaacAGCGCCTTAGCGCGTCGCCGCGTTCTTCGTCGATTCCGGCCGCTTCCGGTAGTTTTTCTTCGACCGGCCACCAGATTCAGAAGCGTCTTGAAGAGACGAACAAAAGCCCTCAATAAATTTCAGATTTCGCGTTTGGATGCAACGGGAATTTCAGATCTACGAATTTGGCGTACGATTCCTAACGCCGAATCTTAGTTCGTCCAATTACCCTATCAATCCTACTCCGATTTTCAATTCCTTTTACCCAAACTTTATAATATCCATGGGTAACGTTTCCCAACAATCAATTTTGAGATCGAATCAACCAATCGGAAACGTCCAATTTCAAGTGAGTCCACCGAGTTTGAGCGAATTCCGGCCAAATTAGGTAGTTTTCCGACCGATTCTGGCCGTGCCATCACCGGTTCCGTGGTCTTGACCCCTTCGCCGACGCATGCCTTTACTCCGATTATACTCAGGCGAGTCAACCCGGCGAGTCAACTCGGCCGAGTCAACAAGCCAACCCGCCAGCATGTGCTCTTCGATTTTTTCGTAGGAAACTCCAAATTCGGTTCCGTCAATGATCTGAAATCCTCTCAACATACTCTTCGAACCCATATGTCTATCTCAAAACTTtccatttttggaaattttcaaaaaaaaatttaattttcagtaTCTTACTCTATCCTGATATTTTATTCTGTCTTAGTGATTTTGTTCTAGGAGTTTTATTTTACCTTTCTTTTTCTGTTGTTGCTATTTTATTCAATACAACTTTTATTTCCTTTAGATTGGTCATGTTATTTCttttagaaatcaataaaaatttgtTCTATTTGGTTAATTGATTTCAATTTATTTCAGCACAACCTGTTGTATGAACTTTACTCGTACAACAAATTCTTAGAACTTGCAATCTGTAGGAAATGGCCGGCAGACCCCTAAGACAGAACCGCAACCCGCGTTATGCTAATATCAACCGTGAAGGCGGACAGGAGAACGAGCAAGGAAATGGACCCCCGCCGGCAGTCAACTTAAGCCAAGCTGATCTTATGGCCATAGCCACTATTGTGGCGACAACACTGCAAGGGTTGGGAAACCCGAACGCAAAtcagccaccaccacctccaccaccaaatGGAATCAAGTTCCACTATGAGTCACTCCGCAAGAATaggtgtaaggcccgagaaattaatccggttaatctgaaaagatttagAAATGATTTCTATAATCATAaatgataattgatatgattatagacggaacgaatCGGACGGGGAAAGATGAAAGAAAATTAAAGAGATGCAAAGAGAAGCcccagcgcacatgcgcgagaaagacagaaccatgcgcgcacatgcgcggcttgaatgcgcgcacatgcgcggaacgtccagtagcattggcgcatatgcgcgacgtgaacggcgcacatgcgcgagcatggcagaacaattggcgcacatgcgcggactggaggcgcgcatatgcgcgagtagccgAGAGCACCAGCGCGGagacccgaaggt is a window encoding:
- the LOC140813613 gene encoding putative disease resistance protein At1g50180 isoform X2: MVDAAATMALETLRNLLIEEVKFLSGVEGQVEDVGREFQAMRRFLKDADKRRDRYNSDSVRGWVLELIDLATRAGDVLEKYAVEVTSKRGAKNLKKRLKRFTCILGECLALHEIGKETAYIMSRMAELTKKLESISIGEGSSSFGCNDDQRLLRQTYGHGIEEHFVGMKNDIDLLVSRMQNDDRAYRVISICGMGGLGKTTLARKIYQHKFGFEARAWVCITQKLQAKAIFQEILKQLLQGENNEQVMGMEEDELVRELYDIQRVKKCLVVLDDIWEIDHWDILKNAFPLAESNSKILITTRNQTIADTEFVYKLECLAEDESWDLLQKIALPIHESEANSKHFEAVGRELVRKCGCLPLAVSVIGGILRGQQNLGEWRKVLENIDSYLKHGKGVDTNDKRVEHVLNLSYDVLPYYLKLCFLYLGCFPEDEDINVEDVYLIWMAEGLISSDDKGRKETLWDVAERYLNELTSKCMVQVKLMSVLYTFRNLKLCRLHDLVRDLCLSKGKEENFFEDSQGKIRRLAINLVDDDAACSVARFKNANLRSILLLNNQIAYLHINKIWKNLFSNELLRSLKVLVLENCKFEDNKLPCALRKLVMLKHLSIRDSYVSELPEFVCKLPCLQSIDLRSRGPMALPNSINKMGRLRHLFLDPVMINGGTRLRLDGLTELETLIGFSSKVFDTIHLRKLTNLRSFCGLIHDIESLSVVVEHIAELKDQLREARLVSEVSDLSSEEGSLVIDSLTHCPLNYLGIDGRLRRLPTWDSLLIQNIHALSIVRSRILDDPMQTLQHLPALRSLWLGVDAFAGTEMVCGSKGFPQLNYLTLMGLENLEGWRVEEGAMPNLSELDIIFCSKLKMIPQGIIFMTSITKLTIGGMPYNFMDRLRREGEDYHKISHIPFIHLGEPGD
- the LOC140813613 gene encoding putative disease resistance protein At1g50180 isoform X1, with protein sequence MVDAAATMALETLRNLLIEEVKFLSGVEGQVEDVGREFQAMRRFLKDADKRRDRYNSDSVRGWVLELIDLATRAGDVLEKYAVEVTSKRGAKNLKKRLKRFTCILGECLALHEIGKETAYIMSRMAELTKKLESISIGEGSSSFGCNDDQRLLRQTYGHGIEEHFVGMKNDIDLLVSRMQNDDRAYRVISICGMGGLGKTTLARKIYQHKFGFEARAWVCITQKLQAKAIFQEILKQLLQGENNEQVMGMEEDELVRELYDIQRVKKCLVVLDDIWEIDHWDILKNAFPLAESNSKILITTRNQTIADTEFVYKLECLAEDESWDLLQKIALPIHESEGSSIANSKHFEAVGRELVRKCGCLPLAVSVIGGILRGQQNLGEWRKVLENIDSYLKHGKGVDTNDKRVEHVLNLSYDVLPYYLKLCFLYLGCFPEDEDINVEDVYLIWMAEGLISSDDKGRKETLWDVAERYLNELTSKCMVQVKLMSVLYTFRNLKLCRLHDLVRDLCLSKGKEENFFEDSQGKIRRLAINLVDDDAACSVARFKNANLRSILLLNNQIAYLHINKIWKNLFSNELLRSLKVLVLENCKFEDNKLPCALRKLVMLKHLSIRDSYVSELPEFVCKLPCLQSIDLRSRGPMALPNSINKMGRLRHLFLDPVMINGGTRLRLDGLTELETLIGFSSKVFDTIHLRKLTNLRSFCGLIHDIESLSVVVEHIAELKDQLREARLVSEVSDLSSEEGSLVIDSLTHCPLNYLGIDGRLRRLPTWDSLLIQNIHALSIVRSRILDDPMQTLQHLPALRSLWLGVDAFAGTEMVCGSKGFPQLNYLTLMGLENLEGWRVEEGAMPNLSELDIIFCSKLKMIPQGIIFMTSITKLTIGGMPYNFMDRLRREGEDYHKISHIPFIHLGEPGD